In Hamadaea flava, a genomic segment contains:
- a CDS encoding MauE/DoxX family redox-associated membrane protein, with protein MLVWIGSLQPLLLGAVLLWSAQAKVFSRYAAAHARRTALAPLLGEDRAVLAYRTLAGVEAVLGAALVLPGLVRLEAVAATALSTGFLGYLAYAKIKDPKASCGCLSAQPIPINGRSFGRAGLMLAGSLLALASGAAWTGGLADHPVAGVALLLVEAAAIVVFSPEFDERWLMPLRRLYVRLSHPLASPGAFDVPLESTVDQLHKSSAWRDLARSVTSDVREHWDEADWRVLVYSVRYAGQPASAVFAVPRLRYDPQSVRAAVVDDNGSTLAALEPHAQPEYAV; from the coding sequence ATGCTTGTGTGGATCGGTTCCCTGCAACCACTCCTGCTCGGCGCGGTCCTGCTGTGGTCCGCGCAGGCCAAGGTGTTCAGCCGGTACGCGGCCGCGCACGCGCGGCGTACGGCGCTCGCCCCGCTGCTGGGCGAAGACCGGGCGGTGCTCGCCTATCGCACGCTCGCCGGGGTCGAAGCGGTGCTGGGCGCCGCGCTCGTCCTGCCCGGACTCGTACGCCTGGAGGCGGTCGCCGCCACCGCCCTGAGCACCGGGTTCCTCGGCTATCTGGCGTACGCGAAGATCAAGGACCCGAAGGCGTCCTGTGGGTGCCTGAGCGCGCAGCCCATTCCGATCAACGGCCGTAGCTTCGGCCGGGCCGGGCTGATGCTGGCCGGATCGCTGCTGGCCCTCGCCTCCGGTGCCGCGTGGACCGGTGGGCTCGCCGATCATCCGGTCGCCGGAGTCGCGCTTCTGCTGGTCGAGGCCGCCGCGATCGTCGTGTTCTCCCCGGAGTTCGACGAGCGCTGGCTGATGCCGCTGCGCCGGTTGTACGTCCGGCTGTCCCACCCGCTCGCCTCGCCCGGCGCGTTCGACGTGCCGCTGGAGTCGACGGTGGACCAACTGCACAAGAGCAGCGCGTGGCGGGACCTGGCGCGCAGCGTCACCTCGGACGTTCGGGAGCACTGGGACGAGGCGGACTGGCGCGTGCTCGTCTACTCCGTCCGGTACGCCGGCCAGCCCGCGTCGGCGGTGTTCGCCGTGCCGCGGCTGCGCTACGACCCGCAGTCCGTCCGGGCGGCGGTCGTGGACGACAACGGCAGTACGCTCGCCGCCCTCGAACCCCACGCGCAACCCGAGTACGCCGTCTGA